From Leptodactylus fuscus isolate aLepFus1 chromosome 11, aLepFus1.hap2, whole genome shotgun sequence, one genomic window encodes:
- the LOC142184449 gene encoding T-cell surface glycoprotein CD1c-like, with product MKIYSPTITMTMILLSIIAGEDSIRIRACQNFQLSDDDVLTLWGTMMAEEIETHALYNDTRNIVFKQSWSKGGLTETDWMFYNMFLFNYFYYFQIHMKMIYDQLGIPRPLLVQCQVGGVAYVDDPESYYFQVAIDGEDTVHLNIAERVWVAQHNKYAQAIKKILDQDKVTIQSIYNNLSNYGQKLARALAVSGKEALSRRTKPEVYFIMKSSKPELVCLATGFYPGSINITLWKDKENMMDNVMVSETLPNGDGTYQERAIVTTGWEEQTTVYCKVEHISLEEPLVRQINLKHNALPGIVIGSILGVVICVTGLIWLVKKRRRSYTSIAGGTTGRIL from the exons ACTCCATCAGGATACGAGCTTGCCAAAATTTTCAGCTTTCTGACGATGACGTTTTAACCCTGTGGGGTACAATGATGGCTGAAGAAATTGAGACCCATGCCCTCTATAATGATACTCGCAATATTGTATTCAAGCAAAGCTGGTCAAAGGGAGGCCTGACTGAGACGGACTGGATGTTCTACAATATGTTCCTATTCAACTACTTCTATTACTTCCAGATACATATGAAAATGATCTATGATCAACTTGGGATTCCAC gtcctttactAGTTCAATGTCAAGTCGGAGGTGTCGCCTATGTGGACGATCCTGAAAGTTACTATTTCCAGGTGGCCATCGATGGAGAAGATACGGTTCACTTAAACATCGCAGAGCGTGTTTGGGTTGCACAGCACAATAAATATGCCCAGGCTATAAAGAAAATCCTGGACCAAGACAAGGTCACCATACAGTCCATCTATAATAATCTGTCAAATTATGGACAAAAACTGGCCCGAGCACTTGCAGTGTCAGGAAAGGAAGCATTATCAAGGAGAA CTAAACCAGAAGTCTACTTCATCATGAAGTCATCGAAGCCGGAGCTTGTGTGTCTAGCAACTGGTTTCTATCCCGGGTCAATCAATATAACTTTATGGAAAGACAAAGAGAACATGATGGACAATGTGATGGTCTCCGAGACTCTCCCTAATGGTGACGGAACCTACCAGGAAAGAGCAATAGTGACAACAGGTTGGGAAGAACAGACAACCGTCTACTGTAAGGTGGAGCACATCAGTCTGGAGGAACCACTGGTGAGACAAATAA ATCTGAAGCACAATGCGTTACCTGGGATTGTTATCGGCTCCATACTGGGAGTTGTCATCTGTGTGACTGGACTGATCTGGCTTGTGAAGAAGAGGCGCAG GTCATACACATCTATAGCCGGAGGAACCACAGGCAGAATACTATAG